In a genomic window of Brassica rapa cultivar Chiifu-401-42 chromosome A10, CAAS_Brap_v3.01, whole genome shotgun sequence:
- the LOC103847451 gene encoding cyclin-dependent protein kinase inhibitor SMR3-like, giving the protein MADICCVKEIQEEDVDKILLPTRPDQLILPDHEDPTVNNDDGCKTPTSSAHKIPAAKYTLCPPAPRKPGPKRKVTPVNVVNHVPIDLSLEIEMFFEDLDRRIKKSRKQ; this is encoded by the coding sequence ATGGCAGATATTTGCTGCGTCAAGGAGATCCAAGAAGAAGACGTCGACAAGATCCTATTACCGACACGGCCTGATCAACTGATCCTCCCCGATCACGAAGATCCAACGGTCAACAACGACGATGGGTGCAAGACTCCAACGTCTTCCGCTCACAAGATTCCAGCGGCGAAGTATACGTTATGCCCACCAGCTCCAAGAAAGCCCGGACCAAAAAGAAAAGTGACACCGGTTAATGTTGTTAACCATGTACCGATTGATCTGAGCCTGGAGATCGAGATGTTCTTCGAGGATTTGGACCGCAGGATCAAAAAGTCACGGAAACAATAA
- the LOC103847594 gene encoding kinesin-like protein KIN-7O, producing MERSRIHVAIRCRPISKKETKKSPWRVSSDSISVRNPSSSLSFQFDRMFKEDCETIQVYEARTKEIVAAAVRGFNGTVFAYGQTNSGKTHTMRGSPAEPGVIPLSVSDLFEITQQDTSREFLLRMSYLEIYNEDIIDLLAPEHHRKLQIHENLEKGIFVAGLREEIVASPRQVLEMMEFGESHRHIGATNMNVHSSRSHTIFRMVIESSQKTQDDDAVRVSVLNLVDLAGSERASKTGAEGVRLKEGSHINKSLMTLGTVIKKLSEGVDNQGGHIPYRDSKLTRILQPALGGNANTAIICNITLAQNHADETKSSLKFASRALRVTNCAHVNEISSDVALLKRKKKEIDELRSKPKTSHSDHSDEENLNLRNTLLKSELERERIAMELDEEKKAQAQREKVLQEQAKKIENLSSIVLFSNRDEKREQEDRFKKGKRRDTWGTGLLSRDSSTSEVQSHGLSRERFERETGPLLPFAELVKSERLCSISEQDENSIDEDSALPDPCALVHVTRRKKPSSIRQKKPVMVESESDIILRECEHLFLQYETEIITNQIQIECLKARVFGNVPRDESSVHLRDPEDIRLIKQLQEKINMLETEKSSSKQNLDDLVTVATEQNTCARQKIAEMLSDESEKLDLTFFNQRQRRVLWTPEEEEMLKVGVETFATDPKKNISWKRILKMGENVFHQTRNPADLKDKWRRHNPSH from the exons ATGGAGCGTAGCAGGATTCACGTAGCAATCCGTTGTCGACCAATTTCGAAAAAGGAGACTAAGAAGAGTCCATGGAGGGTCTCGTCGGATTCCATTTCCGTGCGCaatccttcttcttctctctcgttCCAATTTG ATAGGATGTTCAAAGAGGATTGTGAAACTATTCAAGTTTATGAAGCAAGGACGAAGGAGATCGTGGCTGCCGCGGTTCGTGGATTCAACG GAACTGTGTTTGCTTATGGCCAAACTAATAGTGGCAAGACGCATACAATGCGAGGCTCACCGGCTGAACCAGGAGTCATCCCTCTTTCTGTTTCTGACTTGTTTGAGATTACTCAGCAG GATACTAGCAGGGAATTTCTTCTGCGCATGTCTTATTTGGAGATCTATAATGAAGATATAATCGATCTCTTGGCTCCTGAACACCACCGTAAACTACAGATTCATGAGAATCTTGAG AAAGGAATCTTTGTGGCTGGACTACGAGAAGAAATTGTAGCTTCCCCTCGACAAGTTCTCGAAATGATGGAATTTGGAGAAT CTCATCGACATATTGGAGCAACAAATATGAATGTTCACAGTAGCAGATCTCACACTATTTTCCGCATG GTTATAGAAAGTAGTCAGAAGACGCAAGATGATGATGCAGTTCGTGTTTCTGTTCTG AATTTGGTGGATCTAGCTGGTTCGGAACGGGCTTCAAAAACCGGTGCAGAGGGTGTTAGGCTGAAGGAAGGCTCACATATAAACAAGAGCTTGATGACACTCGGGACTGTAATTAAAAAACTGAGCGAAGGAGTTGACAATCAAGG TGGTCATATTCCGTACCGAGACAGCAAGCTCACAAGGATCTTGCAACCCGCTTTAGGTGGAAATGCAAATACAGCTATCATCTGCAATATAACACTTGCACAA AACCATGCAGATGAAACCAAGAGCAGTCTTAAGTTTGCTAGCCGAGCACTACGTGTCACTAACTGTGCCCATGTCAACGAG ATATCCAGTGATGTTGCTTTGTTAAAGCGCAAAAAGAAGGAAATCGATGAGCTCAGATCCAAACCAAAG ACTTCTCACTCTGACCATTCGGACGAAGAGAATCTTAACTTGCGCAACACCTTGTTGAAG TCTGAATTAGAAAGAGAGCGGATAGCAATGGAATTAGATGAGGAGAAAAAGGCACAAGCTCAGAGGGAAAAAGTTTTGCAAGAGCAAGCAAAGAAAATTGAGAACTTGAGTTCGATAGTTCTTTTTTCGAACAGAGATGAGAAGCGTGAGCAGGAGGATCGCTTTAAGAAg GGAAAGAGGAGGGATACATGGGGTACTGGTCTCCTTTCACGGGACTCCTCCACATCAGag GTTCAGTCGCATGGCTTGTCAAGGGAAAGATTCGAGCGTGAGACAGGCCCACTACTTCCATTTGCGGAACTGGTAAAAAGCGAACGTTTATGTAGCATCAGCGAACAAGATGAAAACAGTATCGATGAAGATTCTGCACTTCCAGATCCATGTGCTTTAGTGCATGTGACTAGGAGAAAGAAACCATCATCAATCAGGCAGAAAAAGCCCGTAATG GTTGAAAGCGAGTCAGACATAATTCTAAGGGAATGTGAGCATCTTTTCTTGCAATATGAAACTGAG ATAATCACCAACCAAATACAAATTGAATGCCTCAAGGCTCGAGTCTTTGGTAATGTGCCTCGGGATGAAAGCAGTGTACATCTTAGGGATCCAGAAGATATTCGTCTCATTAAGCAACTCCAAGAGAAG ATAAACATGCTGGAAACTGAGAAGTCTTCAAGCAAGCAAAATCTTGATGATCTTGTCACGGTAGCTACTGAGCAGAATACATGTGCGAGGCAAAAAATTGCTGAG ATGCTCTCAGATGAGTCGGAGAAGTTGGATCTGACATTTTTTAACCAGAGGCAGAGGAGAGTACTTTGGACTcccgaagaagaagagatgctCAAG GTGGGAGTGGAGACGTTTGCAACAGATCCAAAGAAAAACATTTCATGGAAGAGAATTCTCAAAATGGGAGAGAATGTGTTCCATCAAACACGCAATCCAGCTGATCTGAAGGACAAATGGAGGAGGCACAACCCTAGCCACTAG
- the LOC103847455 gene encoding probable protein phosphatase 2C 66: MGNGVTTLSPCCTGTDAGEISRRYDVSLVHDGLGHSFCYIRPDVTGVAVSPSYTPEIPLRSEPIPETTTFRSISGASVSANPSTALSGSASSDSDCMYSSASAFESSGNFASLPLQPVPRGGSTCQSGPIVNESGHETGPFERRFLSGPIESGLYSGPIESMKKKTTEKEKPKKKVRRKASPEKTKPKKKKNFLTFKALFTNLISTNKPSSKKSVIEPINGSESPDSDRHHEPEIVNENPKPDHKREAKEEEEEEEEQRKCSVLDVQWAQGKAGEDRVHVVVSEENGWVFVGIYDGFSGPDAPDYLLNNLYTAVQKELNGLLCNDEKLRTLGENGDTQIGKRSDKEDSDSGKENFPATTNTDAVASGARNQEKSVKWRCEWENNDTKSDNDCDQKGSNSTRTDHGDVLKALVHALRKTEEAYLELADTMVEENPELALMGSCVLVTLMKGEDVYVMNVGDSRAVLARKPNVVVGSRRQKELERIKEVREMFMNGAITRNSLVPLQLNKEHSTRIEEEVRRIKKEHPEDDGAIENDRVKGYLKVTRAFGAGFLKQPKWNNALLEMFRIDYIGTSPYITCSPSLCHHKLTTRDKFLILSSDGLYEYFSNQEAIFEVESFISAFPEGDPAQHLIQEVLLRAANKYGMDFHELLEIPQGDRRRYHDDISVIVISLEGRIWRSSM; the protein is encoded by the exons ATGGGGAATGGAGTCACCACTTTGAGCCCATGTTGCACCGGCACCGACGCCGGTGAAATCTCCCGGCGATACGACGTATCTCTCGTCCACGACGGACTCGGCCACTCCTTCTGCTACATACGACCGGACGTCACCGGAGTAGCAGTGTCGCCTTCTTATACGCCGGAGATTCCTCTCCGATCAGAACCTATCCCAGAAACGACCACTTTCCGATCGATCTCCGGCGCGTCGGTCAGCGCGAATCCGTCAACAGCTCTCTCCGGTTCTGCTTCGTCGGACTCGGATTGTATGTACAGCTCAGCCTCCGCGTTCGAGAGCTCTGGTAACTTCGCGTCTCTCCCTCTCCAGCCTGTGCCGCGCGGCGGCTCCACGTGTCAGTCGGGTCCGATTGTTAACGAGTCGGGTCACGAGACGGGTCCGTTTGAGAGGCGGTTCTTGTCGGGTCCGATTGAAAGCGGGTTGTATTCGGGTCCGATAGAgtcgatgaagaagaagacgacggaGAAGGAGAAACCAAAGAAGAAGGTAAGAAGAAAAGCCTCGCCGGAAAAAACTAAAccgaagaaaaagaagaactttCTCACATTCAAAGCCTTGTTCACTAATCTAATCTCCACCAATAAACCTAGCTCGAAGAAGAGTGTGATCGAGCCGATCAACGGTTCTGAATCACCAGACTCTGATCGTCATCATGAACCTGAGATTGTCAACGAGAATCCTAAACCTGATCACAAGCGAGAAGctaaagaagaggaagaagaagaagaagaacagagGAAATGCTCTGTTTTGGATGTTCAATGGGCTCAGGGGAAAGCAGGGGAAGACCGTGTACACGTGGTCGTCTCTGAAGAAAACGGATGGGTTTTTGTCGGAATCTACGACGGTTTCAGCGGTCCAGACGCGCCGGATTATCTACTCAACAATCTATACACCGCCGTGCAAAAAGAGCTCAACGGGTTACTCTGTAACGACGAAAAGCTCAGAACTTTAGGAGAAAACGGCGACACCCAAATCGGAAAACGTTCCGACAAGGAAGATTCCGATTCGGGGAAAGAGAATTTCCCTGCAACGACGAACACTGACGCGGTTGCTTCCGGCGCAAGAAACCAAGAGAAGAGTGTGAAATGGAGATGTGAGTGGGAGAATAACGATACTAAATCTGACAACGACTGCGATCAGAAAGGATCAAACTCGACGAGAACAGACCATGGAGATGTCCTGAAAGCTCTTGTACATGCTTTGAGGAAAACAGAAGAGGCGTATCTAGAGCTAGCTGATACGATGGTTGAAGAGAATCCTGAATTGGCATTGATGGGATCATGCGTTCTCGTGACTTTGATGAAAGGAGAAGATGTTTATGTCATGAATGTTGGAGATAGTCGAGCGGTTTTAGCGAGGAAACCTAATGTGGTGGTTGGAAGCAGGAGGCAAAAAGAGCTGGAGAGAATCAAGGAAGTTAGAGAAATGTTTATGAATGGAGCAATAACGCGTAATAGTTTGGTTCCTCTACAGCTTAACAAGGAACATAGCACACGTATTGAAGAG GAagtgagaagaatcaagaaggaACATCCTGAAGATGATGGTGCAATAGAAAATGATAGAGTTAAAGGTTATCTTAAGGTCACTCGTGCATTTGGAGCTGGATTTCTCAAACAG CCTAAATGGAACAATGCACTTTTAGAGATGTTCAGGATCGACTACATCGGGACATCACCGTACATCACATGCTCTCCATCTCTATGTCATCATAAGCTAACGACACGTGACAAATTCTTGATCCTCTCTTCGGATGGGTTGTATGAATATTTCTCTAACCAAGAAGCCATTTTCGAGGTTGAATCTTTCATCTCTGCTTTTCCTGAAGGCGATCCAGCTCAACACTTGATTCAGGAGGTCCTCCTACGTGCTGCCAACAAATATG GTATGGATTTTCATGAACTGTTGGAAATACCACAAGGAGATCGTCGGAGGTATCATGATGATATCTCTGTGATTGTTATCTCACTTGAAGGAAGAATATGGAGATCGTCCATGTGa
- the LOC103847456 gene encoding protein TRM32 isoform X1: MGRNLREKVTCSPIQNNHPGFMWGLFDILKHNHWRYIKKRLPHKRPLACTRSASADCITVSKSKVEDETIVGSGQRPKKPSSSVKSKESNSGEKPKKPEDKSKNLNSEEKRRKTHSEIKRSVKALIKALVIEDKSKKKGRHHRRSSTYPVQSNPKEKDSLSELVESSDKNSSNGDERNRVFNQTIGISPAIGSLNPLYLMSEDSSNSDSEDFKLDNIPVDDTEENKSDFDESGSKKKDDEEEAWLDPKLRHTENEDDDTSPRRAKSCLDALNLIHMNRNFLLKVLQDPGSPLARHFQSQQSFSSKTMTKAGSFPTHGSNREDHNNGFDSVENKSMSSPSIAAQHRADGVQTFNEAMEKSADEDLTGSGYTRKRGKNHQVVIKRFKDLRQKIKHVISENKNEKQRITMDAVLDKVPRKHGFSKDLRHDILKGSVNKAGGAKLKQIRRTSSLCGSVDRYLQLYESSVQREAKNNNNTSEKPKVELEESAVPSQIRVPKILGRILSSPEMKSPYALKIEDLPGQLTTFSRSLKQEQDVLEDISEISEDQSESSEHEMPETTEDPISMIETEQDREIPTLEEEPETRPLDESSGDSPTFDEIASESLMPLDTESVSRSKQLESTAAAEIDQVLQVEAQDKGKFNYVRDILEISGFNAPESLSMWQSEYQPLDPLVYEEMTTTTGCMIHDPECSRNEEEGGNCNHLLLFDLINEVLIEIYERSYHYCPKPLSSLCRIHPMPVGYSVLKEVWVRINCYLRYKPLNEESFDKIMSRDLSREDGWMDLQFESECVGIEVEDLIFEELLEELLVSG; encoded by the exons ATGGGGAGGAACTTGCGTGAGAAAGTGACATGCTCCCCAATCCAAAACAACCATCCTGGATTCATGTGGGGTCTCTTTGACATTCTTAAGCACAACCATTGGCGTTACATCAAGAAACGTCTTCCTCACAAACGACCCCTTGCTTGTACTCGTAGTGCTTCTGCTG ATTGTATTACCGTATCTAAGAGCAAGGTGGAAGATGAAACTATTGTA GGCTCTGGGCAAAGACCAAAGAAGCCTAGCTCTTCAGTTAAGTCCAAAGAGTCCAACTCAGGGGAGAAACCAAAGAAGCCAGAGGACAAGTCCAAGAATCTCAATTCAGAAGAGAAGCGGAGAAAAACACATTCTGAGATCAAAAGGTCTGTGAAGGCTTTGATCAAGGCACTTGTAATAGAGGACAAGTCTAAGAAGAAAGGTCGTCACCACAGAAGAAGCTCTACTTATCCTGTCCAATCAAACCCAAAAGAGAAGGACTCATTGAGTGAGTTGGTGGAATCTTCTGATAAGAACTCCTCAAACGGTGATGAGCGTAACCGAGTCTTTAACCAGACTATTGGCATCTCACCCGCTATTGGTTCGTTGAACCCGCTTTATCTCATGTCCGAGGACTCAAGCAACAGTGACAGCGAAGACTTTAAGTTAGATAACATCCCAGTTGATGATACTGAAGAAAATAAATCAGATTTTGATGAAAGCGGTTCCAAGAAGAAGGATGATGAGGAGGAAGCTTGGCTTGATCCAAAGCTGAGACATACTGAGAATGAGGATGATGATACATCTCCTAGACGTGCAAAGTCATGTCTTGATGCTCTCAATTTGATACACATGAATAGAAACTTCTTGTTAAAAGTTCTACAGGATCCAGGCTCTCCGCTAGCCAGGCATTTCCAGAGCCAACAATCTTTCAGCTCAAAAACAATGACTAAAGCCGGATCATTCCCTACACACGGTAGCAACAGAGAAGACCATAACAATGGGTTTGACTCGGTTGAGAATAAGTCAATGTCTTCTCCTTCCATTGCTGCACAACACAGAGCAGACGGGGTTCAGACGTTTAATGAAGCCATGGAGAAATCAGCTGATGAAGATTTAACTGGTTCTGGTTACACGAGGAAGAGAGGAAAGAACCACCAAGTGGTGATCAAACGTTTCAAGGATCTGAGGCAGAAGATAAAGCATGTGATTAGCGAGAACAAGAACGAGAAACAACGTATCACTATGGATGCTGTCTTAGACAAAGTGCCTCGAAAGCACGGGTTTTCTAAAGATTTGAGGCACGACATTTTGAAAGGAAGTGTGAACAAAGCAGGAGGCGCAAAACTTAAGCAGATAAGAAGAACATCCTCTCTGTGTGGATCTGTTGATAGATATCTTCAGCTGTATGAAAGTAGCGTTCAGAGAGAAGCCAAGAACAACAATAATACTTCAGAGAAACCAAAGGTGGAGCTGGAGGAGTCGGCGGTGCCTTCCCAAATAAGAGTTCCTAAAATCTTGGGGAGGATTCTTTCCTCACCTGAAATGAAATCTCCTTATGCTTTGAAGATTGAGGACCTTCCTGGCCAACTTACAACTTTCAGTAGATCACTCAAACAAGAACAAGATGTTTTGGAAGACATTTCAGAGATCTCAGAAGATCAGTCTGAGTCTTCAGAACACGAAATGCCTGAGACTACAGAGGATCCTATTTCGATGATCGAGACAGAACAAGATAGGGAAATTCCTACGCTTGAAGAGGAACCTGAAACAAGACCCTTGGATGAATCATCAGGAGACAGTCCTACCTTTGATGAGATTGCTTCTGAATCTCTAATGCCACTAG ACACAGAGAGTGTTTCAAGAAGCAAACAATTAGAAAGCACAGCAGCAGCAGAGATAGACCAAGTCCTCCAGGTAGAAGCACAAGATAAAGGGAAGTTCAACTATGTAAGAGACATTCTCGAGATCTCTGGTTTCAACGCACCTGAGTCTCTCTCAATGTGGCAATCAGAATACCAGCCGCTAGATCCATTAGTCTACGAAGAAATGACAACAACCACAGGTTGTATGATCCACGATCCGGAATGTTCAAGAAACGAAGAAGAAGGTGGTAACTGCAACCACTTGCTTCTCTTCGATCTAATCAACGAGGTACTAATCGAAATCTACGAAAGGTCTTACCACTATTGTCCCAAACCGTTATCATCACTGTGTAGAATCCATCCGATGCCAGTGGGGTATAGTGTTTTGAAAGAGGTTTGGGTTAGGATAAACTGTTACTTGCGTTACAAGCCACTCAACGAGGAATCTTTTGATAAGATTATGAGTAGGGATTTGTCGAGAGAGGATGGGTGGATGGACTTGCAGTTTGAGAGTGAATGTGTTGGGATTGAAGTTGAGGATTTAATCTTCGAGGAGCTCCTCGAAGAGTTGCTTGTATCGGGTTAA
- the LOC103847456 gene encoding protein TRM32 isoform X2 — MGRNLREKVTCSPIQNNHPGFMWGLFDILKHNHWRYIKKRLPHKRPLACTRSASADCITVSKSKVEDETIGSGQRPKKPSSSVKSKESNSGEKPKKPEDKSKNLNSEEKRRKTHSEIKRSVKALIKALVIEDKSKKKGRHHRRSSTYPVQSNPKEKDSLSELVESSDKNSSNGDERNRVFNQTIGISPAIGSLNPLYLMSEDSSNSDSEDFKLDNIPVDDTEENKSDFDESGSKKKDDEEEAWLDPKLRHTENEDDDTSPRRAKSCLDALNLIHMNRNFLLKVLQDPGSPLARHFQSQQSFSSKTMTKAGSFPTHGSNREDHNNGFDSVENKSMSSPSIAAQHRADGVQTFNEAMEKSADEDLTGSGYTRKRGKNHQVVIKRFKDLRQKIKHVISENKNEKQRITMDAVLDKVPRKHGFSKDLRHDILKGSVNKAGGAKLKQIRRTSSLCGSVDRYLQLYESSVQREAKNNNNTSEKPKVELEESAVPSQIRVPKILGRILSSPEMKSPYALKIEDLPGQLTTFSRSLKQEQDVLEDISEISEDQSESSEHEMPETTEDPISMIETEQDREIPTLEEEPETRPLDESSGDSPTFDEIASESLMPLDTESVSRSKQLESTAAAEIDQVLQVEAQDKGKFNYVRDILEISGFNAPESLSMWQSEYQPLDPLVYEEMTTTTGCMIHDPECSRNEEEGGNCNHLLLFDLINEVLIEIYERSYHYCPKPLSSLCRIHPMPVGYSVLKEVWVRINCYLRYKPLNEESFDKIMSRDLSREDGWMDLQFESECVGIEVEDLIFEELLEELLVSG; from the exons ATGGGGAGGAACTTGCGTGAGAAAGTGACATGCTCCCCAATCCAAAACAACCATCCTGGATTCATGTGGGGTCTCTTTGACATTCTTAAGCACAACCATTGGCGTTACATCAAGAAACGTCTTCCTCACAAACGACCCCTTGCTTGTACTCGTAGTGCTTCTGCTG ATTGTATTACCGTATCTAAGAGCAAGGTGGAAGATGAAACTATT GGCTCTGGGCAAAGACCAAAGAAGCCTAGCTCTTCAGTTAAGTCCAAAGAGTCCAACTCAGGGGAGAAACCAAAGAAGCCAGAGGACAAGTCCAAGAATCTCAATTCAGAAGAGAAGCGGAGAAAAACACATTCTGAGATCAAAAGGTCTGTGAAGGCTTTGATCAAGGCACTTGTAATAGAGGACAAGTCTAAGAAGAAAGGTCGTCACCACAGAAGAAGCTCTACTTATCCTGTCCAATCAAACCCAAAAGAGAAGGACTCATTGAGTGAGTTGGTGGAATCTTCTGATAAGAACTCCTCAAACGGTGATGAGCGTAACCGAGTCTTTAACCAGACTATTGGCATCTCACCCGCTATTGGTTCGTTGAACCCGCTTTATCTCATGTCCGAGGACTCAAGCAACAGTGACAGCGAAGACTTTAAGTTAGATAACATCCCAGTTGATGATACTGAAGAAAATAAATCAGATTTTGATGAAAGCGGTTCCAAGAAGAAGGATGATGAGGAGGAAGCTTGGCTTGATCCAAAGCTGAGACATACTGAGAATGAGGATGATGATACATCTCCTAGACGTGCAAAGTCATGTCTTGATGCTCTCAATTTGATACACATGAATAGAAACTTCTTGTTAAAAGTTCTACAGGATCCAGGCTCTCCGCTAGCCAGGCATTTCCAGAGCCAACAATCTTTCAGCTCAAAAACAATGACTAAAGCCGGATCATTCCCTACACACGGTAGCAACAGAGAAGACCATAACAATGGGTTTGACTCGGTTGAGAATAAGTCAATGTCTTCTCCTTCCATTGCTGCACAACACAGAGCAGACGGGGTTCAGACGTTTAATGAAGCCATGGAGAAATCAGCTGATGAAGATTTAACTGGTTCTGGTTACACGAGGAAGAGAGGAAAGAACCACCAAGTGGTGATCAAACGTTTCAAGGATCTGAGGCAGAAGATAAAGCATGTGATTAGCGAGAACAAGAACGAGAAACAACGTATCACTATGGATGCTGTCTTAGACAAAGTGCCTCGAAAGCACGGGTTTTCTAAAGATTTGAGGCACGACATTTTGAAAGGAAGTGTGAACAAAGCAGGAGGCGCAAAACTTAAGCAGATAAGAAGAACATCCTCTCTGTGTGGATCTGTTGATAGATATCTTCAGCTGTATGAAAGTAGCGTTCAGAGAGAAGCCAAGAACAACAATAATACTTCAGAGAAACCAAAGGTGGAGCTGGAGGAGTCGGCGGTGCCTTCCCAAATAAGAGTTCCTAAAATCTTGGGGAGGATTCTTTCCTCACCTGAAATGAAATCTCCTTATGCTTTGAAGATTGAGGACCTTCCTGGCCAACTTACAACTTTCAGTAGATCACTCAAACAAGAACAAGATGTTTTGGAAGACATTTCAGAGATCTCAGAAGATCAGTCTGAGTCTTCAGAACACGAAATGCCTGAGACTACAGAGGATCCTATTTCGATGATCGAGACAGAACAAGATAGGGAAATTCCTACGCTTGAAGAGGAACCTGAAACAAGACCCTTGGATGAATCATCAGGAGACAGTCCTACCTTTGATGAGATTGCTTCTGAATCTCTAATGCCACTAG ACACAGAGAGTGTTTCAAGAAGCAAACAATTAGAAAGCACAGCAGCAGCAGAGATAGACCAAGTCCTCCAGGTAGAAGCACAAGATAAAGGGAAGTTCAACTATGTAAGAGACATTCTCGAGATCTCTGGTTTCAACGCACCTGAGTCTCTCTCAATGTGGCAATCAGAATACCAGCCGCTAGATCCATTAGTCTACGAAGAAATGACAACAACCACAGGTTGTATGATCCACGATCCGGAATGTTCAAGAAACGAAGAAGAAGGTGGTAACTGCAACCACTTGCTTCTCTTCGATCTAATCAACGAGGTACTAATCGAAATCTACGAAAGGTCTTACCACTATTGTCCCAAACCGTTATCATCACTGTGTAGAATCCATCCGATGCCAGTGGGGTATAGTGTTTTGAAAGAGGTTTGGGTTAGGATAAACTGTTACTTGCGTTACAAGCCACTCAACGAGGAATCTTTTGATAAGATTATGAGTAGGGATTTGTCGAGAGAGGATGGGTGGATGGACTTGCAGTTTGAGAGTGAATGTGTTGGGATTGAAGTTGAGGATTTAATCTTCGAGGAGCTCCTCGAAGAGTTGCTTGTATCGGGTTAA
- the LOC103847458 gene encoding metallothionein-like protein type 2, MT2-4/MT2-25, whose protein sequence is MSCCGGNCGCGAGCKCVGCGGCKMYPDLGFSGETTTTETLVLGVAPAMNSQYEASGETFVAENDACKCGSDCKCNPCTCK, encoded by the exons ATGTCTTGCTGCGGAGGAAACTGTGGATGCGGAGCTGGCTGCAAGTGCGTTGGTTGCGGAGG TTGCAAAATGTACCCAGACTTGGGCTTCTCCGGCGAGACCACCACCACCGAGACTCTTGTCCTCGGCGTTGCTCCGGCTATGAACTCTCAGTACGAGGCTTCCGGTGAGACTTTCGTCGCCGAGAACGATGCCTGCAAATGTGGATCTGACTGCAAGTGCAACCCTTGCACCTGCAAATGA